In the Dethiosulfovibrio peptidovorans genome, one interval contains:
- a CDS encoding tRNA-binding protein, which translates to MTISQDDFENIDMRIGKILRVEVNEKARHPAYKLWIDMGQELGVRQSSAQCTDLYSQEDLLGRLVVCVVNFPPKRIAGFKSEVLVLGANDDQGKVVLLSTERPVPPGSRLY; encoded by the coding sequence ATGACCATATCACAGGACGACTTCGAAAATATCGACATGCGCATTGGCAAGATCCTCCGGGTCGAGGTTAACGAGAAGGCCAGACATCCCGCCTACAAGTTATGGATCGACATGGGGCAGGAACTCGGAGTCCGGCAGAGCAGCGCTCAATGTACGGATCTGTACAGCCAGGAGGACCTTCTGGGGCGCTTGGTGGTCTGCGTCGTAAATTTTCCTCCCAAACGCATCGCCGGGTTCAAGTCGGAGGTTCTGGTTCTCGGAGCCAACGACGATCAGGGCAAGGTGGTCCTCCTGTCAACAGAGCGACCGGTCCCCCCGGGGAGCCGTCTGTACTGA